ACGGCCGGCCTGGCCCCGACCCGAAAGCCGTAGCCCAGGGCTAAACCGGGGAGGGCGAGCGGccggcggggccccgcggcgTGCCCGGCCCCGACCCCCGGAGCGCCCCCTCCAGCCCGGGCCGAgcgcccggggaggggggggaccgCAGCGAGCCCcgggcccccgccccgccgcgtTCCGGTTcccgtaaccccccccctcGGCGGCTGCACGGCCCCGGGAGAACGGGGACCGGGACCCCCCGGCGCTTACCGGCAGTGCCCGCTCCGCACCCCGGGGGCTCTCCGCGTCGGGgacagggggtggggggcgaggggagctcggcgggggggcggcgggcggggggcggcgggcacggCGCGCCCTGCTCCCTCCCGCGGCCCCGCCCTCACCTGCCCAGGTGCGCCCGGCGCAGCCGcaccgccccggcccgcccccggccgcggggggggggggggggacccgcgccgctccccgccctcccttccccttgaTTTTGTTAGGGGAattggtacaaaaaaaaaaaaaaaaaaaaagggcttctTAATATTTCTGgggttacaaaaaaaaaaaagttttcttccctttttttttttttttacaaaaaaaaataaaaaaagtttcttaATTTTTCCCGCAGTGCGAAACCTACCTGGCCCAGCAGATCCATCCATCAAGTTTTAGGACAAAACGTAAAGCCGGGTGCGGTTACCGCACAACCGCGGGCACGCCGCACCAATGGTCCTCCTCTCGCCTCGTCCCTGCCCGCACAGCCCCGCTGCATCCCTCGCGGACACCCCGCGTCTCGCCTTTCATGGCTCGTCCCCGTAGGTGGGGAGCCGTGACTCAGTGGTGAATCTCGGTTTCAAGAGATCAAATAATTCACTATTCGGTTTCAATGAAGTGGAAAAAACGGTGGGAATTTCCCTCCTACTCATGGACACTGTGGATAGTGCCGAGTCCTGGTTTGGGAAAGGCTAACCTACAGCCGGCGCTTAATCCTACACCGAGGGTTTGGAATTATGAatgcaaaatgctgaaaatcttcacacaaacagaaaatgtaattctgcttttttcttggAAAGTGTGCCTTGCGAGGTGCCAAGTGCCAGGTAAACATTTCAGCCTTCATTCATCGCTGAAGTGTAGCCACTTGGAGGTAACATTGAGCAGGAGTTTGTCAGCAGGTAACAAAATCTGTCTGGCAATAAACACAAACAGTAGGCGAGACTCTAAAGCTGGCGTTTTCTtaatgggaaagaagaaaatttggtGCTGCTTTGGttaattttaaacatgtttGGCTAGTTTTACCTGACCATTTTTGATATGGTAGACGAGCGACGGCTGCTCCTGTAATAATAATACCTTTGCCACGTCGTTATTCCTGCTGTAGAAAAATGTGCGAAGGAATGGCAGCTCAGCGAGCACCTGAGACGAGACGCGTGGAGGCATCGGGCTGAACTCCCAGCCAAAGTCTGAGGGATCTTTGATCTATCCCCAAGCGGCCGGCACAGAAGCTGCCGTACATCCGCCCTGCATTCCTGCTGTCCACACGTCTGTCCTGCTGGTGACGGGAGAACGTAAGGGTATTTCAGGCTTGCTTTCCCCTGTGGCCAGATGCTCAGGGAGCCTTGGAAGCGGCActgggcagagctcagctcctTCTAGGCCTGCCCTAAGGACACTTCAGATTGCCCAGCCCACTGAGAGCGGTCTTGGGGCAGATAAGGGCTGGTGTGTTTAACAGAAGGGAACAAGGCGGCTTGGCTATGtgagggctgctgcagcagcggcaaaGGAACCCAATTTGCCTCCCATCTCAATGAAGTCGGTCCCCTGGCAGCGGGCAGCTGTGCCCGCCTGCACCCTGCCGCcttcctccagcctctgctgaaTGGCAATGCAGATGCCAAGCCAATGAGTCTTCCCAGCcctctgcaggttttttttttttcttgagtttcTACCAGCCGTTGCCGAAGCATGTGGCAGCATGTCGTGTTGGTGAGCTGACGGGAAATAAGTCGTCCCTTTTTCCATCCTCTTGGCTGGGAAACTGCAGCTTTTAAACTGTATAAGTGATAATGTAGGGATAGCTTGCTAGGCAGGACACGTAACCAGATATTACCTGTTTGCAACTAATCATCCAGTGCTCTTTGGATGTAATATTCTGTTAGTACGTATCACCTTATAAAGCATTGATCCTAACGCTCCAAGGAGCCAAATAGCACAAcctctttattctttttattattgtaaatTATCTCTGCTTACATTTACCTCTACCTGCATCTCTTTTTCAAGTCATATAGAGAACTCCTTTGATTGATAAACAATACATCATAAAGTGATGTTCCGCTGGCTAGGAGACGGCAACTCTATCAGCAGTCTGCAGACTACGCACTTAGGACAATGAGAGTGTATGCAGAGGAATTTTCATACCAGGAGCTATGGGATTTAATTTCAGTGCCAAAAACCATCAGCACTTTTATTAACATGATTGTATGTCATGATACCAGCAATAGCACCAGTTAGACTTTGTAACTCAAGTCTCTTTCAGTCCTTTGTTCCTAGCTGAAAAAGATTGTAGTCATCAAAACAAAGAGGAACCATTTTCTCTCCTGGGAACAGATCGCTGAGTTCCCAtaaggcaaaacaaaattatgCAATGAGGCAACATAATGTCCCAGGCATGCAGAGTCTTGTTCCGTGCTCCCAGCGCTCACATTCCAGCCTGCAGCCGCGGCGCAGCAGCGCAGCACAAAATGGTGGAAGGCTCCGCACCAGTGTGCAAAACGTGCAGAGCCCTTCCTGCCTGCACCCCAGCAGAAGCACCTCCACTTCTTGAAAGCTGTTTGTCACCTGGGTAGGGAAGCTGTGACCTCACCAGtgtcaggaaaaatgaaaaaaatatcaattgaGGGGAAAAGCCCTTCATACAGTAAAGGCAACTGAGCacagggaaatggaaaatgcaacCAAACAAATACAACAGTAACAGTAGTTGGCAAAGACTTCCTTCTAGGAGGCCTAGCTGAAACGCAAACACCAGCGGGTAGATGCAGTAAAACTTCTTGATGAGCCAGACGTCACGCTGCTCTGCAGCATACAAGTTATCTTAGATTCAGGGGCTGAAGTTTGTCTGCAGCAGTTGTAAAAGGAAGGATTAAGCTTATCGATCCTGTTGCGTTCTTCTAGGttcagagagggaaaaacacAATTCCTCTAAGCTATCAGgtccacaaaaaaataatctattttcattaaaagagaAGAGCTTAACCTTCCTGATAATTCTCTTGGTCTTCCCTATCCATCGTTATTTCTGCTGTATAGCTTTTATCCTCTTCTTGCTTAAGACTCTTAAGTGAATCCATCCATTGCCAAGGCACACTTACATATAAAAAAGAGAAGCATAAAGTTGTGCTATGCTCCAGCAAAGCTGCATGCGTATtttttatatctatatttaCACTACTATTGATAGTGTGCTTAGAGGCATAAGCAGATTCAGAGAAAGCCTTATTCCAGACATGAAATACTTCTGCAATAACACTTTTGAGATGACTGTTAACCTGTGATTTTCCAAATTAGaaactcttctttccaaaacaaactACTTCTAAAAAAGAACAGCTTAAATCCTGGTGGTCTTTAGCATTATTACCATGTGGAGACTATTGCTTCCCATTAGTACTACTCCAATCCTCTTAAAAGGAGAATCCTATCTACACATCAGCCTGGCTCAGGCACATTTATAGCTACAGGTCATTTCTTTCCAGCTGACACAGATAAATGGTTGGATTCGGAACACCTGGTATGATGTGGGTAAAAGCTGGTGGCTCcagcaggaaggaagaacagaaggTTCTGTGTTGGGAGCATGATCTTTAGTAGTAGGTGGTTCTGTACAGCCTCATACTAGGCTTCTTTGGTAAGCAAGTACACAATTAAAAGAGCCTATTGTTAGAGCTGTATTTCTGCCTAAAAGCAATAGGCAGAAGTACTTTaacagaaaaaagcacaaaagaaaagaagcctCAACTTTGGGTGTGTGTGCATAGAAATAAAAGCTATCTGTAACTATCAATTGAGAATTTcaataatgaaatatgaaaaatagaCAAACAAGCACATCTGCCTCCATGTGcacttaattattttctctattGTTTTGTACAGAATAAAGCCTGTAGAGCTTATTCAACTTACCTTATATGCTGGCAGTCCTATTAGCAGTTTTTCCTTATGTAAGTGGAATTGTATGCACTTATTTTTATCAGGATTTCCTCTTAGTAAGTGTTGTGTTGTTTGTTAATATGCCCTATTTCACGCATATTGGTGCATCCCCTACAAACAGGTGACATATACCTTTATTGGAGAAACTGTTAGGAAACTTGTTtactacactttttttcttctttaagaaaaacCATAGAGAAGTGAGCAGGGTTATAGGTGATGTGTAAAGGGAAGCTCAGCTCCCAAATGAAGGTATTAATGTGCAGAAGGACCCTGAGCCTCTGGAGTCTGCTTCTAAATAGGGCACAGCCCAGAACATCTGAAGGTCTCTGTGACCCATGGGTGGGAATCTCCTAATGATCTTAGTTATTTTTATGTCTGCTACCACGTGTTATTCTTCCCTAATGAAGAGAAGCAACTCTACAATCACCAAGTGAGCGCACAGAGCTGTGGAGGTGAATGCAGCCTgtagaagaaggaggaagaataaattaaaagacaaaacatcaaataaaggcacaaaacagcaagaaggaagaaaaaaaaaaagaaagcaactaaGTGTTAAAAGGACAATACAAGCAAAGGactttggattttctttttgttccctttttcttttctttccctcgtGATTTACGGACCAAAATGGGACAGCAGTTCACCAATGCTGAAGGGGAGCAAGCAGAGATTGATGTTGCTGAATTGCAGGAATGGTATAAGAAATTTGTGGTTGAATGTCCCAGTGGGACCCTCTTCATGCATGAATTCAAGAGGTTCTTTGGGGTCCAGGATAACCGAGAAGCAGCAGAGTACATTGAAAACATGTTCAGAGCTTTTGATAAGAATGGGGTAAGTGGCAAGGAGCTTTTACATAGATTTATCACCgccttttccttctgtaagcTGGAGGCCTTTTGGTGCAGTTCCCACCCTCGTTACTGTGCTTCATGAGCAAGGTAAGGGTGATGGGACTGCTagggcaggagaaggggaacATGCTATAGTGCTCTGTATGGACTGGGATGGGCTTATCTCATAAATCTGTATGTTAAATAAGGACAGAATACCCTTATTCAACTGTTGTGGATGGATTAAAAGGTTTAAGTTTAGGCAGTTACATTTAAGATCATCAAATAGCCAAGGCtgctaactgaaaaaaaaaaatatgtatatatatatatatatcttatgaTGGGAGGGGTTACAGTGGAGGAAAGTCCGACTCAGGCTTGATATACATGGAGGAAGCATGCATACGTATAAGCAGTCAGAACAGGTGGCACGTAACAAAATATTGATTTTAGATACTCAAAAGTAAAGGAATGTTGACCAATTCGGACATCCTGGTTTTGACTTGCCAGTGCCTCCGGCGCCaatcctcctctgcctccccatCCTCCGTGTGATCTGTATTGTCTGTCGTCTCAGGGTGTTTAAGCTTAAACTCCTCTCTGGAGTCCTGGCAGGTGCCCCCAAGCGTTGCACTGCAAGAGAGTTGTTTTGCTCTCCACTGTCATGCCTGGGGACGCCTGGGTGCAGAAAAGCACGGCTGTGCTCGCTGCTGCGCTGCTCTTCTAAAAGGCACAGAAATTACTGTCCCCAGGAGTGTCTCTTGGCAGTTTCTAATCCAGGTTTTATTAACAGATTTCTGTCAACTGTACACAGTTGTGTCATTCGGatcctcttctgtttcttcaggaTAACACCATTGATTTTCTGGAGTATGTGGCTGCCTTGAATCTTGTTTTACGAGGAAAACTGGAACACAAGCTGAGGTGGACATTCAAAGTGTATGACAAGGATGGGAATGGCTGCATAGACAAACCTGAGCTGCTAGAAATTGTTGAGGTAAGTAGGCATTGCCTAATCAGTTATTTAAGCAATCATTCTTTGGCAACATCATGATGCATCCAGTTTTTGTGATAACTGGGTTTCAAAGCAGCTAAAGGGTAGCGATGAAGGGAAAATGCCTGACCTTGGTGAAAGGGTCAACGGTTTGGTGGAGCCTGATGGGGTGAGGGATCAACTATACCAAGAGTGGGCAGCTGTTGTGGGGTTCCTGTGTCTCTGCTCTGACTTTCCTTCCAGACCTTTTACACCAAAATTCTCTGCCCTAGGTAGTGGAAGAGGATTTCACCCCCTGCTCCTTTCAGGAGCAAGTTTTCTGCCTGAGTAGTGGGCAAGAACACAGTGGGAGGCATAAATTAGCAGAGGAATTCtatttgtaattattattttctgggTTTATGTTTAGTTTTAATTAGTGACTGGGAAGGTGCGAGAGGAGGCATGTGGTTTGACAGATGGACACCAGGTACCTGGGTTTTTACTGCTATGTAACTTTAGGTAACTTAGTGACTGTACTCATCACCCCTGCGATGCGGGTGCTGTTACCCTTTCACAGCAGGGTTTGTGAATCAATGGTTATCAAATACTTCAGGATTTGGGAGAAAATGAGGAATCAAGAGACATCACCAGAGAAGTTGTATCTATGGAAAGCAAGGTCTTTAGAAAGTCAGCAGCTGGGAAAAAGCAACTAGCTTGTTACCTGCCTCACCAGGGGCAGGTGGGAGAGCATTTGGGGGAGCCAGTCTGGGGCAGGTTCAATTATAGTTTTCAGGTCAGACAGGAATTGGCCAGAGCTGTGTTAGGCCCTTGCTAATCCCCTCTCTGGGAAGTCATCAGACAAAACCCTTCAGCCTAATGAGCAGAGATAATAATGAACAGGTGGTTGTCATGTTTGGATGAGATGGGAggaatagattttaaaaaatgccattttccaGTGGCAAAGTGGAGCGGAAACCAGGGGTCAAAATGTGTGCTAATACAGGTTTGATCTTGCAGCTTGGGAAGAGCTCCCTGGGAGAGATGGCTGGGTAAACCCAGGTGTGCCTGGCCTCAGGTCTTCTCAGGCCTTAGAAAAAATCGtactgaaaagttagattttcCTAGCAAAAACTCTTGCCTTGTGAGGTCTGACCTGTTTGTATAAGGGAAACAGATGGGAGGCAGCAGCTTCAAGGCACAGTGCATATGAGCATAAATTTGGAGGGGGATTTTTCAAGGAGAAGATTAAAACTGCAGCCTTTACGAGACATCTACACTGCTGGTAAAATAACAAATTTCACCACTGCTCTTTTtccaaacctttttttctgatctGCGATCTTCTTTTCAGTCTATCTACAAGCTGAAGAAAGTGTGTCGGTCAGAGGTGGAGGAGAGGACTCCGCTGCTCACACCGGAGGAGGTTGTGGACAGGATATTTCAGTTAGTGGATGAGAACGGGGATGGTAAGGAATTGATGTCTCAGATTGCATTCATGCATAATGAAAAGTTATCTGTGCTGGGCAGGCTAGTTTTAATTATGTTTATCAAGAAATCACTTAGGATGATCTTGTTACTCATATTAGACATGTTGGGTTTCATTCTGGTCTGTTTGTGGTCAGAATCAAGAGCAACTTGGTACAGTAGGaggaaataatattattttaatgtaaaataccCAGGGCTCACTATTCTGTCTGGATTTTGAGGCTGCACGGATTGTGTTCTCTGAAAGTCCCCAGTAGCCAGAGAGCAGGTCCCAGCCTGAGTAAAGCCAATGCTCCAGCCAAATCGGAGCCTGCAGGACCAGACTTGCAGTGGAGCTCCTCCTGGAGCTGCAAGTGTGAGCCAATGCAATGCTTCGTGCTAGCCAAAGGGACAGGGCAGGTGTGAATGGATTGGGTTATGGtgtggttattttttattttttttagctagcTGACCTATATAGTTTATATGGGGAAATTAAGTATAGCTTTTGTCTTATTAGAATATTACCTTCTGAAATGCAGGAGGTGGTTTTGGCTTCCTGTTGTCCTCTTGTCTTATCTGTCCTGTTCTGTCTCCCCATCTTGTGTCCTCCCCACCTCATACACAGGGCAGCTGTCCCTTGATGAGTTCATTGACGGGGCCAGGAAAGACAAGTGGGTGATGAAGATGTTGCAGATGGATGTAAACCCTGGGGGATGGATCTCGGAGCAGAGGCGGAAGAGTGCTTTGTTTTAAGAGAACCCAGTTTTGACATGACAGAAAAAGTGATGCAGACTACAGCTGTGGCTCTCTTACTCCAGGGCAGTAGTGGCTTTCCTTGTTAATGCAATCTCGGCATCCAAATGAAAACTTCAGTGGTTTAAGAAGCCGTATCTCAATCTAAAACCCGTGCGCTGCAAGGACACCTGGTACCCAGAGACTATTTTTGGCCCATGAATAAGTCTTCCTGTGTACACAACACCATGTTTGCCAGCTCTGGCTTTTGGTTACACCCCAAGGAACAAACTTCTCGTGGCTAACTGCAGTGGATCCTGGGCAGTATCTAACACTGACGACAGAATCAGGAAGTAAGAAATCCTGATGCGGTGGTACCATCTCCAGCACAGAGTAGTGCCTGCATCATTAACGTCTGCAGGTACAAACATCAAACCAAAAAGGACAACAATTGAGGTGCTCTGATGGCAGACTTAATGCAGTCAGGAAGTCTGTTCTGTAATATGTACACATGTTTAGTAGATTATACTACTAATAATGTATAATTCTTGAACGCTGATGTACCACTATCAAATGAGAAGTACATTTTGAGGTTTGTATTAGATATAAGTCAAGATTGCACACAGTAGAGGGAAATACAACGCATGGGCTGGGCAGATGGGCAGGTAACTCCTTGTGTCTCCTGCTGTGGACCAGAGTCAGCTCCTCACGCCCACTCAAATGGGTTTTTGTGTGGCTGGAAAAATGGCATTTCCACGCCAAGCAGCAGTAGGAACTGTACCTCTGAACAGCCACATCTAGAGAACAGATTTGCATGAATGTGATCTGCTTTTTGAGGCCCTGTTTTTTACTGAATCATTGTTTTGGGAtagttttctctgctttgcaaaGACTGAACGAGCCAGGAGTACCTCCAGGAGTTTCCCTGCAGTGGGAGAAGTTCCCTGTGGAATGAGGATGCAGGAAGAGCTGGGTTTTGCTCGGCAGTCTCACCACGatggcagggctggtgctgcttTGTCAGCAGGGCTGTAGAATGAAACGAGTGACAGAAAAATCCAAGTGAGTTACTGAAGTAGTACAGTGGTTTTACACTGGACTTAATTTAGCCACGCTACAGATATAAAATTTGCGCAGCTTGTAGGTTGAGTTCTACTGTTCTTATAGCTAACCCATATACCTATATAAGTACATATATATGGAAAGAATTTGAGCTGGACTGATACTTTGGTTCACTTTCATTGGATTTATTAGAttttttacaagaaaacattcaCCTGCAAAATAACGTgagcttttctgttttacctATTTTCCCATGGGATCACTGGGCCAAGTCATGTCCATGAAGAGATTTGCAATCCCTTTTTTTTGTGGCCTTTAATCATGACAGTTATCTTTCGCTAGGTGATCATTTTGCTGGTTTGTGGTTTTGTCAATTTAACCAATGTTTAAATTTCAGAACGGGAGGAAGGATTCAGGGTAGGGCACAATCAGTGCTAGAGTTCAAATGCATATACATTTCCACTTCCAAATAGCCTTTCTAAGAGTTCTCTGTAAATACATTCGCTTGTGGCCTGTCTACTTATCAGAGTAGATTagacttctatttttttctgctgttcaaaGCTCATTCAAGTCAGTAGTTTATCAGTCAAagacctgaaagaaaaatctcacttCCAGCTAACATGAGgacctggaagaaaaaattcaCTCTGCTGATTTTTTCAACTCGTGGGCCAATGCTTTCATGATAGGTACAAATCTCTAATTCCTCAAGTTCCAGCATCTCAAGCAATGTAATGcacttctcttctgcttctcacaATTTTTAGTTATGGAGTTGCATGCTGTAGTTTTACgtgaatgttttaaatttccatACTCTTCACCTGGTGAGACCAGGCGCTGGAGGAGCTGTCGGGCACCTCCCACACCCGCAGTCCTGTGCTGGGGTGGTAGAGGGCATCCTAACACTGAGCACTTGTGTGGTTGGTGGTAGAAATTTTGTAACAAGAATTTAATAAAGgattattaatttgttttgtggtATTTTTGGCTTAGAATGAAGCTGAAGGCCTGAGCGGCTACGGTTATCGTTTTAAGACTGACATAATGGATTTGAGGGAAGCGATGGGAGCTGAGTGCAGCAGCGAACCTGAGTAGGACAAACACAAGGCAGGGATGGTGATGGTATTGCATGTAGAGTAGGAAAGGAGTCTTCTGTTTAACTGCTGTGAAATGGCAGTGAGAAGCATGTGTACGATAAATATTCACCTTCTGAATGGAATTTGAAATAGTTGCTTGATGGTGCTGCCGAGAGAGGGCGCCTGTTTTGCCCCTGCCAGGACTGAAACAGGAACTGCGAAGAGTTTCGGGCTCACAGTGAAGCGCTGGGCTCAGGTGCAGGAGGCCTGGGCAGACACGAGGCAGCAGCGGTGCCCACGGGCATAACCCTTGTGTTAGAGCTGGCTTAACCCAGTGGAAAATCTCTTACCAATCTTGTGATCTTTTGTGGAGAAATCACAAGGTGCTTTAGTCTTAGTCCTCTTTTTAAATCCACAGGTATAAATGCTTTGATCTCCTCCCAAACCCAACTCGACACTCACATCAAGGTACTGAAGCCAGACATTCTGCGTAATCCATTTTCCAGACTCTCAGCCCAGCAAGAATTGGATTTGACTGATCGGATTTCTTGTTGGTCTAAACAGGGAAATGGGATGGCTCGGAAAGGGCAAATGCCACCTGATTTTCTGAGCTTCTTGCCACCTGCACTGATGTTTGATGTACCCAAGGCTGGGGAGGACTGGAGGTGAAATAATTGGGTTAGGAAGCTGAAGAtgaggctgctgctgaaggggGCTGGCTGCGAGGGTCcgggagcagaggaggcagggCATCCTAGAGCGCTCAGGAAGGGGCATTGCCAGGGAAGGTGCTGGGCACAGTCCTGGGCAGCAGCAATAATGAGGCCGAGGAGGAAGGAGGATAATTACCTCGCTGTGCTTAGCCATACTCTTTATTTGTCTGACCTTGGTATCCTGCAAGGGAAGGTTCACCTGTGGGTAGCTGGGTTTGGTGGCTGCCCAGAGGAAGGGTTTGTGTCCAGGTCATCCCCAAAGCACCTGCGTGCAGCTTCCCCTTGACAGTGCTGTGTTAGAAACCAGAGCGGCCGTGCCAGGACGTCCGCGGCCCGGTGCTGCTCACCCTGGTGGCTTCTTGTGGCTGACTTCTTGTACCTGGTCATTTTCTCACCACACCTGTGCTGAGCTCCAGCTGTACGAGAGAATTACTCACTTCtttgcttcctcttcctcttcaaaCCGAAGTGCATCTCAGAAGTTTAGAGTCTCAGATGCATTACCCTTAAAGGCTTCATACCTAAGGTAATCTAATGGTATTCTGTGATGCGATGCATGGCATGGGAACGTTGGGGCTGTGCTGTAGGGCACGCAGGACGTCCTTTATCTCAGCGGTGGCTTCAGGCAGGGGGCACTGCGGGGACGGTGTGGTGCCAGTCTGGGGCCAGGGGCtcagcagcctgcctgcctccagTGCTCCGCGAGGCTGAGCCTTCTGCAGCCCTTGCCAAGTAGACATCTAAACCCCAGAGATAactgcgtgctgctgctgcaaatcaCTCGCTGAGCGGCTCTGGTGTAGCTGCAACTCCTAACAGCTGGGCTCCCAGTGCAGTCCCTGCAAAccgggggcagagctgggcccTGGCCTCAGACCTCCTGTGCAGCCTCCCGGGCATCGTCCATTGCCCCTCAATGCCCACTCCCCAAAATCACCACTCCTGCGCTCACCAGTGGCAGTCACTGAGTGAGTAATACTCTTGTGGCTGGCAGCTGAACAGCCACCaccattttgaaataaattcattaGGCATGATTAGGGCAGAGAGAGTCAcaatattactttttaattatttttaatttgctttctttgaggCTGAAAAAACATCCTTTTGAGAGAGACGCTGAGGTCTGCAAGGTGTCTGGCCAGTCGGCTACTCCGAGGCAGCCCTTTTAGAATAACTTTGTTTTTAGGAGTTCCCATTAAACAGAAATTAGGCTTGTTGGGGCCTCTTACAGCTTCTTGGGAATGCAGAGGAGAGGGAGGCtgaaggaggagctgctggtggggctCTCTTTCCCTCTGGGCAGAGGACAAGGGCAGGACGGAGCTGTCTTGCAAAAGAACTCTGTAAATGGAGCCAAAACAAAGGTCTCTGCCCTTGCATCAGAGAGTTAATCTGTTCTGCTGGAAGTAGCATGATTggttgaaagaaagaaaaagcacaaccTGAAATAATCttgtaaaatatctttattaattCACTATAAGATCGGAAGTACAAAAGCTTCCAGGTAAACTGCTGTCAAATGAAAAAAGATGCACAGGAAAATGTTGCTTACAAACTGCAAGCATCCAGTGATAAACAACACGTCATTCAGCTGGGCAAGAGCTCCTTCCTGGTGCCCCGTGTTGCCTCACCACGCCTGAAACCAGGTCCCACCAGATGAGGAAACTCCTCGCCAGCAGCCAGGTCCTGGGCGCAGCCCCGCCGGTGGCACGGGGCGATCGGCACCGAGTGCGAggctgctgcccccaggggGCTACAGTGAGGGGTGAGAGGGTTTGTTCCTGGGGGTCAGTGCTCGAGCCCTCAGCATCATAGGGGTGCTGGTACTCGCCTGCTCCCGTGTGCTCGGGTATTTGTGGGTGCTCATGGTGTGGACACCACGCCCAACGCATCTCTACCAGCACCGTCTGAGCTGCTCGGAGATGACTCACTCCCTTTGTAGGTAAAAACACAGCATGCTCGAGGGTGCCACAGAGCATAACCTGCACGAGACTTTGTTTGTCGTACAAGTGATAAGACATGCAGGAATATTCCTACAAACGCCTGTGAAACCAGTCCCTCTCAGgtcactgccactgcagccctTCCAGGTATTTCAGGGAGTAGCAAACCCTTAAAGTTCAGATagttgttttaaagaaaaaaaaaaaaaaaaaaaggcaccattctctgttttaatgctttaaaacaaagaaaagctgctgcATTCACCACTCTCCTTTTTCTAGCGATAGATGTTTTTATCTTATAATATCACTAATGATTGCTAACATAATGATAACAAACCAAAGAACGAGTGACCAAAACCACTGGTCTCATTTGCTCTGGGGGAAAGCATTGAGGATGCTCTGGAAATGTTTATGGAAAGAGAAGGTTCAGATCTGCTTTCTAGGCCTCGTACATTCTACTACCCTGCTTTTAGAGGGG
The sequence above is a segment of the Anser cygnoides isolate HZ-2024a breed goose chromosome 25, Taihu_goose_T2T_genome, whole genome shotgun sequence genome. Coding sequences within it:
- the GUCA1B gene encoding guanylyl cyclase-activating protein 2, with protein sequence MGQQFTNAEGEQAEIDVAELQEWYKKFVVECPSGTLFMHEFKRFFGVQDNREAAEYIENMFRAFDKNGDNTIDFLEYVAALNLVLRGKLEHKLRWTFKVYDKDGNGCIDKPELLEIVESIYKLKKVCRSEVEERTPLLTPEEVVDRIFQLVDENGDGQLSLDEFIDGARKDKWVMKMLQMDVNPGGWISEQRRKSALF